A section of the Bacillota bacterium genome encodes:
- a CDS encoding formate--tetrahydrofolate ligase codes for MEYKSDIEIAQSTELMPIEEIAEKIGIDIEYIELYGKYKAKVNYNILEKLKDREDGKLILVTAITPTPAGEGKTTTSVGLGDALSKLGKKTMIALREPSLGPVFGVKGGAAGGGYAQVVPMEDINLHFTGDIHAIGAANNLLAAMIDNHIYQGNELGLDTRKITWKRCIDMNDRQLRFIVDGLNGRTNGVPREDGFDITVASEVMAILCLSRSIENLKENLRNIVVGYTRDDKPVTAGQLKAEGAMAALLKDALKPNLVQTLEHTPAFVHGGPFANIAHGCNSIMATQTALKLADYVVTEAGFGADLGAEKFVDIKCRVGGLKPSAVVIVATVRALKHHGGASKNEWGVENLCYLEKGIPNLLKHIENVTVKFGLPAVVALNRFPTDTEAELSFVKEKCREYGVNVVLSEVWAKGGEGGVELAQEVIRLIDEGKSNFNFIYQLDMPIKEKIETIVREIYGGDGVDFLPAALKEIEKLEENGFGRLPVCMAKTQYSLSDDPKKLGWPKNYKVSVRNVKVSAGAGFIVALTGEIMTMPGLPKVPAAEKIDVDASGRISGLF; via the coding sequence GAGTATATTGAGTTATACGGCAAATACAAAGCAAAGGTTAATTACAATATCCTGGAAAAATTGAAGGACAGGGAAGACGGAAAGTTGATTCTTGTAACTGCCATAACTCCTACTCCTGCAGGCGAAGGTAAAACAACTACTTCAGTAGGTTTGGGAGATGCATTAAGCAAATTGGGAAAGAAAACAATGATAGCTTTAAGGGAACCTTCCTTAGGACCTGTTTTTGGCGTTAAAGGAGGTGCAGCCGGTGGAGGATATGCCCAGGTTGTACCTATGGAAGATATAAACTTGCATTTTACCGGAGATATACATGCAATAGGTGCTGCAAACAATTTATTGGCAGCAATGATAGATAACCATATTTACCAAGGAAATGAATTGGGGCTGGATACCCGGAAAATAACCTGGAAGAGATGTATTGACATGAATGACAGGCAGCTCAGGTTTATTGTGGATGGTCTAAACGGAAGGACAAATGGAGTGCCCAGGGAGGATGGATTTGACATTACGGTAGCTTCCGAAGTAATGGCTATTTTGTGTCTTTCCAGGAGCATAGAAAATTTGAAGGAAAACTTGAGAAATATTGTTGTAGGATATACAAGGGACGACAAGCCTGTTACTGCAGGACAATTAAAGGCAGAAGGTGCTATGGCTGCATTATTAAAGGATGCTTTAAAACCTAACCTGGTCCAGACCCTGGAGCATACTCCTGCCTTTGTGCATGGAGGGCCTTTTGCCAATATTGCCCATGGCTGTAACAGCATAATGGCAACACAAACAGCTTTGAAACTTGCAGATTACGTTGTGACGGAGGCTGGTTTCGGTGCTGACCTTGGAGCAGAAAAATTCGTGGATATAAAATGCAGGGTAGGAGGATTAAAACCTTCAGCCGTTGTTATTGTTGCAACTGTAAGAGCCCTCAAACACCATGGCGGTGCTTCGAAAAATGAATGGGGAGTAGAGAATCTATGTTATCTTGAGAAAGGTATTCCAAACTTGCTTAAACATATAGAAAATGTAACGGTAAAATTCGGTTTGCCGGCAGTGGTTGCCTTGAACCGTTTCCCGACAGATACTGAAGCTGAATTGAGCTTTGTCAAAGAGAAATGCAGAGAATACGGTGTTAATGTTGTACTGTCCGAAGTTTGGGCAAAAGGCGGCGAAGGGGGTGTAGAGCTGGCACAGGAGGTTATAAGGTTGATTGATGAAGGCAAATCGAACTTTAATTTTATTTATCAATTGGATATGCCTATTAAGGAGAAAATTGAAACAATAGTAAGGGAAATTTATGGTGGAGATGGAGTTGATTTTTTACCTGCAGCTCTTAAAGAAATTGAGAAATTAGAAGAAAATGGTTTTGGAAGACTTCCTGTCTGTATGGCCAAGACTCAATATTCACTTTCGGACGACCCCAAAAAACTGGGATGGCCAAAGAATTACAAAGTTTCCGTAAGAAATGTTAAAGTTTCGGCAGGAGCTGGGTTCATAGTAGCCTTAACAGGCGAGATTATGACAATGCCGGGCTTGCCGAAAGTTCCTGCCGCAGAAAAAATTGATGTTGATGCTTCAGGAAGGATTTCTGGCTTATTCTAA